A stretch of the Vigna radiata var. radiata cultivar VC1973A chromosome 9, Vradiata_ver6, whole genome shotgun sequence genome encodes the following:
- the LOC106772916 gene encoding metallothionein-like protein 2: MSSCGSKCGCGSSCSCGSNCGCSKYSFDMTEKTSTETLVLGVGPVKPQLEGGEVAAEDSGCKCGSNCTCDPCNCK; encoded by the exons ATGTCTAGCTGTGGCAGCAAGTGTGGATGCGGAAGTAGCTGCAGCTGTGGCAGCAACTGCGG ttgcAGCAAGTACTCGTTTGACATGACCGAGAAGACAAGCACAGAGACTCTAGTTTTGGGCGTTGGACCTGTGAAGCCCCAATTGGAAGGTGGTGAAGTTGCAGCTGAGGACAGTGGCTGCAAGTGCGGATCAAACTGCACTTGCGACCCATGCAACTGCAAATGA